A single region of the Gopherus evgoodei ecotype Sinaloan lineage chromosome 3, rGopEvg1_v1.p, whole genome shotgun sequence genome encodes:
- the LOC115648123 gene encoding tudor domain-containing protein 6-like isoform X3 has product MCSVQDIPSPGTTISLRVSFVDVHPEVPLVRLWGLLGERREEYVRLYQDIQAKAGPRLVSAPGAVWPAAGAGLCPGDLCLVELGDRWNRCRVVSRQGQHCRVFLLDEGHTVAADAYYLARGRDEFFHLPSEVLGCLLADLVPPGAGGAGAGGGEQPAASWSAGALEFLRYLNAKEVSGLVREALMPQRLVLLELPWLLAQMHHLGLGKQVTPSCFRALAKRCLATPRQPKPEPPGPTSAQQYPVAITPQPGPAALDFFYPRLQMGVTEPVLVTQISDPHRVYCQLQSLSQEIQRLSDSLHQIYEMAARREQDPLPKPGSPCAARGIDGRWYRALLLEIFPEEQGRLMAHVICVDHGRKEFVTRANLRRLPVECFRMPVVTYPCALQGISDGGCGWSRSQLSGLKALLLGKAVSARIEAYNPFEHLYYVNLYGENGLNLNCLYGVQTRCLAHSLLQGSQGAQERPEEEDAAPPKEPGPPPDTLPATAAPRDPATAHLPGVRVKGGVFFHAWVSFIRDPSEFWLQLKENAYYLAVITSVLGLGVEVHLVDRGNREILNWDEVKELLPQFRELPAVALKCCLADVCPLGETWSKEAVAHFKRTVQSKELVIRVLGTQGDKHVIEVLDQSQTGEKNISKILSQGGYAKFQGADIPETLQKLSAQSLRQDPKEHAGEGELVSSAARKSGVQTKTVRDNIVLNPSIPLTVEDQPTAESCHLSSDSAPDENKIKGNLNLPSSLIQYNLEIKPGSPYEGQLEVGSTVQVVISYAESPGYFWCQLSRNNQELKSLMAEIQDYCKTSAQPHHWASRVCLAKYSEDEKWYRALIISGECSTEQVEVIYVDYGNKELVSVENLRSINANFLKLKAQAFRCSLYNLIQPNGQDPFVWDEEAILAFQEFVDHRADHLELKCTIFALAAINNKELFNVVDLITPFQSVCHFLTEKGLARPVPPQKPLASSVQLHSYYYSPHDIKIGSEEEIYVTHVDNPWKFYCQLARSANVLEQLTDNIGRLGKVLHSLKMSQNPGNLYLARYTDNHWYRGAVLKTKPNKEVFFVDFGNTQVVKKEDLIPIPSDAYDILLLPMQAIKCSLSDVFYVPKEATTWFETTVLDKPLKMIVVAKESDGKLIVELYDGNIQINAKMKEDLSLPRNRESNKYVENETLHSKNINANEERNENLKSSATYMRESETKTWRSEIQVEECNTKTSFACKDVKHFQPAVERELSTKFLGSVERFNSKNVFPSASTSLVGKEVGENKSLPFVKKEIKSDTVKPDAVKTRNQGENSTLFPLKSICDLPPRNLVPGLKTSVYISHVNNPSDFYIQLASDEPQLNDISEGLNNKTATEGLGQQQVQVGDLICAVFSEDGLWYRAVVKEKLSDEQISVQYIDYGNTFVVNICETSRLLEKYSSVPMMSIHSSLAGVQCKQFTNWTQEAVSSFSERTSEVQLNCEFVEKLKDRWEIVLYDEKGMIAVDLINETFGMREESQSTDALDRRESGADVSNQCEPLPFDENNKASSITDTKSFFWKTPEIAQTVETYVTVVKGPEYFWCQMADPEIINYLEKKLQETGELEISSVDEFRSSIRSGDICIAKYSEDGKFYRAKVSSIKDNNLTVRHVDYGSEELVGREMIRQIPDQLLTIPMQAFPCSLSGFNSPEGSWSNEAEDKFYDMTADYLLAVTVMEIQKDNSSEIPLSVVKVVCNEKNINEEMKCFWKYNTDMTLANIQNDFSEKNEGPGTDSTDAVCLEKAVASTGDAKQENSALQDALLCAEPFYLTDKRCQNTAEIEEKVILKTANEHQTNFEILNEAETPLFCSQSLFSIKIYVEPKTSEPKLLANSETKDLNLEPFEAQFLEEDELKAEMLELSLEVQSFLGEERMELLEFPSAEVQLSLDENVKLLEMKRLQMHSLPDELKKLLLELKSLKGHPFLGDKTKKEVLEPESLEVQTSLTDETKEKLSELESLQVQLLDDEKGELMNLKSLEVSPSFSNRENWLEMESLLEIQPVCGDERRKLFELIPCEVQISLGEETKEKVDWDLDLLEVHQVKAAPTELEVESSLVKTLLSNGARKELEPEMHKVQSLLGAERKEVLELVPSEVQASLGDETRKDPLELEPSILELSVDSADQFSFWKTDLKKKVSTCPVELCGVGKADSRGEKCKKWLTLQEKSCAEQMKTDLHEVFREYKTSLVIGESLRYKPSDEEEIEIREKQDATLAGHGTEQSEHACNLEGFAVGSKYVVWSCLKWYEARISKISDEGTKDLNLSAGHEEIVNPENVWNGIPEVTKSPYEADSLHSLSAEGSELKGRTSILLSKLLPYEEFIVSWMLSICLLLQKAKSMIF; this is encoded by the exons ATGTGCTCCGTGCAGGACATCCCCAGCCCCGGCACCACCATCAGCCTGAGGGTCTCCTTTGTGGACGTTCACCCGGAGGTGCCGCTGGTGCGGCTGTGGGGCCTGCTGGGCGAGCGCCGGGAGGAGTATGTCCGGCTGTACCAGGACATCCAGGCTAAGGCCGGGCCGCGCCTGGTCAGCGCCCCGGGAGCCGTCTGGCCGGCGGCGGGGGCCGGGCTGTGCCCGGGGGACCTGTGCCTGGTGGAACTAGGGGACCGTTGGAACCGCTGCCGGGTCGTGAGCCGCCAAGGCCAGCACTGCCGAGTCTTCCTGCTGGACGAGGGTCACACGGTGGCGGCCGACGCCTACTACTTGGCCCGGGGCAGGGACGAATTCTTCCACCTGCCCTCCGAGGtgctgggctgcctgctggcCGACCTGGTGCCGCCGGGGGCCGGGGGGGCCGGGGCGGGCGGCGGGGAGCAGCCGGCCGCCAGCTGGTCGGCGGGTGCCCTGGAGTTCCTGAGATACCTGAACGCCAAGGAGGTGTCGGGGCTGGTCCGAGAGGCGCTGATGCCACAGCGCCTGGTCCTGCTCGAGCTGCCTTGGCTGCTGGCCCAGATGCACCACCTGGGCCTGGGCAAGCAGGTCACTCCCAGCTGCTTCCGAGCCCTGGCCAAGCGCTGCCTGGCAACGCCCCGCCAGCCCAAGCCGGAGCCCCCCGGCCCTACTTCGGCTCAGCAATATCCTGTTGCTATCACTCCCCAGCCGGGCCCGGCCGCCTTGGATTTCTTCTACCCACGGCTGCAAATGGGGGTGACTGAGCCGGTGCTGGTGACCCAGATCTCCGACCCCCACCGCGTCTATTGCCAGCTGCAGAGTCTTTCTCAGGAGATCCAGCGCCTCTCGGACTCCTTGCACCAGATCTACGAGATGGCGGCCAGGCGGGAGCAGGATCCGCTCCCCAAGCCGGGCTCCCCTTGCGCTGCACGCGGCATAGACGGGCGCTGGTACCGCGCGCTGTTGCTGGAGATCTTCCCCGAGGAGCAGGGTCGGCTGATGGCCCATGTGATCTGCGTGGACCACGGCAGGAAGGAATTCGTCACCAGGGCTAACCTCCGCCGCCTGCCCGTGGAGTGTTTCCGCATGCCAGTAGTGACCTACCCTTGCGCCCTGCAGGGCATCTCGGAcgggggctgcggctggtcccgCTCCCAGCTCAGCGGGCTCAAGGCGCTGCTGCTGGGCAAGGCGGTGAGCGCCCGCATCGAAGCCTACAATCCCTTCGAGCACCTCTACTACGTGAACCTGTACGGGGAGAACGGCCTCAACCTGAACTGCCTCTACGGGGTGCAGACCCGCTGTCTGGCCCACAgcctgctgcagggcagccagggagcGCAGGAGCGGCCGGAAGAGGAGGATGCCGCCCCTCCTAAGGAGCCGGGGCCGCCACCGGACACACTCCCTGCAACTGCGGCTCCGAGGGACCCGGCTACTGCCCACCTGCCGGGCGTGCGGGTGAAGGGGGGAGTGTTCTTCCATGCGTGGGTGTCTTTCATCAGAGACCCGTCCGAGTTCTGGCTGCAGCTGAAGGAGAATGCCTACTATCTGGCCGTTATCACCAGTGTGCTAGGGCTCGGGGTGGAAGTGCACCTGGTGGATAGAGGCAACAGGGAGATCTTGAATTGGGATGAGGTGAAGGAACTGCTACCTCAGTTCAGGGAGCTGCCTGCTGTAGCTCTGAAGTGCTGTTTAGCAGATGTCTGTCCTCTGGGAGAGACATGGAGTAAAGAGGCTGTGGCTCACTTTAAAAGGACAGTGCAGAGCAAAGAGCTGGTGATCCGGGTGTTGGGTACGCAGGGTGACAAGCATGTGATTGAAGTTCTTGATCAGTCTCAAACAGGGGAGAAAAATATAAGCAAAATTTTGTCCCAAGGAGGCTATGCAAAATTCCAAGGGGCTGATATTCCAGAGACTCTTCAGAAGTTATCTGCTCAGTCTCTGAGGCAGGATCCCAAAGAACATGCTGGCGAGGGGGAGCTAGTGAGTTCAGCAGCAAGGAAGAGTGGAGTGCAAACCAAAACAGTAAGAGACAATATAGTGCTGAATCCCTCTATACCTTTGACAGTCGAAGACCAGCCTACTGCAGAAAGTTGCCATTTATCAAGTGACTCAGCTCctgatgaaaacaaaattaagggAAACCTAAATCTGCCCTCCTCTCTTATACAATACAACTTGGAAATAAAACCAGGATCTCCTTATGAAGGTCAGCTGGAAGTTGGTAGTACAGTTCAGGTGGTAATATCGTATGCTGAAAGTCCTGGCTACTTTTGGTGTCAGTTGAGTAGAAACAATCAAGAACTTAAGTCATTAATGGCTGAAATTCAGGATTATTGCAAGACGTCAGCACAGCCACATCATTGGGCAAGTCGAGTGTGTTTAGCTAAGTATTCAGAGGATGAGAAATGGTACAGAGCTTTGATTATTAGTGGAGAGTGTTCTACAGAACAGGTAGAAGTAATCTATGTTGACTATGGGAACAAGGAGCTGGTTTCTGTAGAGAATCTCCGCTCCATTAATGCAAACTTTCTGAAATTAAAGGCTCAGGCTTTCAGATGCAGCCTTTACAATTTAATCCAACCAAATGGTCAGGATCCTTTTGTTTGGGATGAAGAAGCAATCCTAGCTTTTCAAGAGTTTGTTGATCACAGAGCAGATCATTTGGAACTGAAGTGTACAATATTTGCTCTAGCTGCCATAAACAATAAAGAGCTGTTTAATGTTGTGGACTTAATTACGCCTTTTCAGAGTGTGTGCCATTTTTTAACAGAGAAAGGGTTGGCCAGACCTGTACCACCTCAAAAACCTCTGGCATCCTCCGTTCAGCTACACTCTTACTATTATTCTCCACATGACATCAAAATTGGAAGTGAAGAAGAGATTTATGTAACACATGTTGACAATCCATGGAAATTTTACTGCCAACTTGCCAGAAGTGCAAATGTCCTAGAACAGCTAACGGATAACATTGGTCGACTAGGAAAAGTACTGCACAGTTTAAAAATGTCACAAAACCCTGGAAACCTATATCTTGCAAGGTATACTGACAATCACTGGTACAGAGGAGCAGTTTTGAAAACCAAGCCTAATAAAGAAGTCTTCTTTGTAGATTTTGGGAATACACAGGTGGTAAAGAAAGAAGACTTGATTCCTATACCCAGTGATGCATATGATATCTTGCTTTTGCCAATGCAAGCCATAAAATGTTCACTATCTGATGTCTTTTATGTACCGAAAGAAGCTACCACATGGTTTGAAACCACTGTCTTGGATAAGCCTTTAAAGATGATAGTGGTAGCAAAAGAATCTGATGGAAAGCTGATAGTTGAACTATATGATGGCAATATTCAAATTAATGCAAAAATGAAAGAGGATTTAAGCTTACCAAGAAATAGAGAGTCTAACAAATATGTAGAAAATGAAACTCTACActctaaaaacattaatgccAATGAAGAGAGGAATGAAAACCTAAAGTCATCAGCAACATACATGAGAGAGTCTGAGACTAAAACTTGGAGATCTGAAATCCAAGTAGAAGAGTGCAATACCAAGACCAGTTTTGCATGTAAGGATGTAAAACACTTCCAACCTGCTGTAGAAAGAGAGTTGTCAACCAAGTTTCTAGGATCTGTGGAAAGATTTAACAGTAAAAACGTTTTTCCATCAGCAAGTACTTCCTTAGTAGGTAAAGAAGTAGGTGAAAATAAATCTTTACCCTTTGTAAAGAAAGAGATAAAATCTGATACTGTTAAACCTGATGCTGTTAAAACTAGAAATCAAGGAGAAAATAGTACACTTTTTCCACTTAAAAGCATATGTGACTTGCCTCCAAGGAACTTAGTGCCTGGTCTGAAAACTTCAGTATACATTTCTCATGTAAATAACCCTTCCGATTTTTATATTCAATTAGCAAGTGATGAGCCTCAACTTAACGATATTTCAGAAGGATTAAACAATAAAACAGCAACAGAGGGTCTCGGTCAACAACAGGTACAAGTAGGAGACTTAATTTGTGCCGTTTTTTCAGAAGACGGCTTGTGGTATCGAGCTGTAGTAAAAGAGAAACTATCTGATGAACAGATAAGTGTACAATATATAGATTATGGCAACACTTTCGTAGTTAATATTTGTGAAACAAGTAGACTGCTTGAAAAATATTCATCAGTTCCAATGATGAGTATTCATTCCTCATTGGCTGGAGTTCAGTGTAAACAGTTTACAAATTGGACACAGGAAGCAGTGAGTTCTTTTTCAGAAAGAACAAGTGAAGTTCAACTAAACTGTGAATTTGTAGAGAAACTCAAAGACAGATGGGAAATTGTTCTCTATGACGAGAAAGGTATGATAGCAGTGGATTTGATTAATGAAACCTTTGGAATGAGAGAAGAATCTCAGTCAACAGATGCACTTGACAGAAGAGAGAGTGGTGCTGATGTGTCAAATCAGTGTGAACCTCTGCCTTTTGATGAGAACAATAAAGCTTCTAGTATAACTGACACTAAATCATTCTTCTGGAAGACTCCAGAGATAGCTCAGACTGTAGAAACCTATGTTACTGTTGTAAAGGGCCCAGAATACTTTTGGTGTCAGATGGCTGACCCAGAAATTATAAACTACTTAGAAAAAAAACTACAGGAAACTGGAGAACTTGAAATAAGCAGTGTGGATGAGTTCAGATCTAGTATTAGAAGTGGTGATATTTGCATAGCAAAGTATAGTGAAGATGGAAAATTTTACAGAGCAAAAGTTAGCAGCATAAAAGATAACAACCTAACTGTCAGACATGTGGATTATGGATCTGAGGAACTTGTTGGCAGAGAGATGATTAGACAAATTCCTGATCAGTTGCTTACAATACCTATGCAAGCTTTTCCATGCTCCCTATCTGGATTTAATTCCCCAGAGGGTTCATGGAGTAATGAAGCAGAAGACAAGTTCTATGACATGACTGCAGACTATTTACTAGCGGTCACAGTAATGGAAATACAAAAGGATAACTCTTCTGAAATTCCCTTATCTGTTGTTAAAGTGGTATGTAACGAAAAAAACATCAACGAGGAGATGAAATGTTTTTGGAAGTATAACACTGACATGACTTTGGCAAACATTCAGAACGATTTCAGTGAAAAGAATGAGGGTCCAGGGACAGATAGTACAGATGCTGTTTGCCTTGAAAAAGCTGTGGCTTCTACTGGAGATGCCAAGCAGGAAAATAGTGCTCTGCAGGATGCTTTACTTTGTGCAGAACCATTCTACCTGACAGACAAGAGATGTCAAAATACTGCAGAAATTGAAGAAAAAGTGATTCTCAAAACTGCTAATGAGCATCAGACCAATTTTGAAATACTTAATGAAGCAGAGACTCCTTTGTTTTGCTCTCAGTCTCTTTTTTCAATAAAGATATATGTAGAACCAAAAACATCTGAACCAAAGCTTCTTGCCAATAGTGAAACAAAGGACTTAAATCTTGAGCCATTTGAAGCACAGTTCTTGGAGGAGGATGAACTCAAAGCAGAGATGTTAGAATTATCACTTGAAGTACAGTCTTTCTTGGGTGAAGAAAGAATGGAGCTGTTGGAATTTCCATCAGCTGAGGTGCAGCTTTCCCTGGATGAGAATGTGAAGCTGTTGGAAATGAAGCGGTTACAAATGCATTCTTTACCTGATGAACTAAAAAAGCTCTTGCTGGAACTAAAGTCACTCAAAGGGCACCCTTTCTTGggtgacaaaacaaaaaaagaggtaCTGGAACCGGAGTCACTAGAAGTGCAGACTTCCTTGACTgatgaaacaaaggaaaaattgtcagaattGGAATCACTCCAAGTACAGCTTTTGGATGATGAAAAGGGGGAGCTGATGAACCTGAAATCACTTGAAGTATCACCTTCATTTAGTAATAGAGAGAATTGGTTGGAAATGGAGTCATTGCTTGAAATACAGCCTGTATGCGGTGATGAAAGACGGAAACTGTTTGAACTGATACCATGTGAGGTACAGATTTCCTTGGGAGAAGAAACGAAGGAGAAAGTGGATTGGGACTTGGACTTGCTTGAAGTTCATCAAGTGAAAGCTGCACCAACTGAGTTGGAAGTGGAGTCTTCCCTAGTAAAAACTTTACTTAGTAACGGAGCCAGGAAGGAGCTGGAACCAGAGATGCACAAAGTCCAGTCTTTGCTTGGTGCGGAAAGAAAAGAGGTATTGGAACTGGTGCCATCGGAAGTGCAGGCTTCTCTTGGTGATGAAACAAGGAAGGACCCGTTAGAGTTGGAACCATCTATTTTAGAGCTTTCTGTAGATAGTGCGGATCAGTTTTCATTCTGGAAAACCGACTTAAAAAAGAAAGTGTCTACTTGCCCTGTCGAGCTGTGTGGTGTAGGAAAAGCCGATAGCAGAGGTGAAAAATGTAAGAAATGGCTAACTTTGCAGGAAAAGAGTTGTGCAGAACAGATGAAAACAGACTTGCATGAAGTGTTCAGAGAGTATAAAACTTCTCTTGTGATTGGGGAGTCCCTGAGGTATAAACCATCAGATGAAGAAGAAATTGAAATAAGAGAAAAGCAGGATGCAACTTTAGCTGGTCATGGTACAG AGCAAAGTGAGCATGCCTGTAATCTAGAGGGATTTGCTGTTGGCTCCAAATATGTGGTGTGGTCATGTCTGAAGTGGTATGAGGCTCGGATTTCGAAGATATCTGATGAAGGCACCAAG GATTTGAATCTCTCTGCTGGCCATGAGGAGATAGTGAATCCTGAGAATGTTTGGAATGGCATTCCTGAAGTGACTAAGAGTCCATATGAG gcaGATAGCTTGCACTCCTTATCAGCGGAGGGCTCAGAGTTGAAAGGTAGAACTTCAATTTTACTTTCTAAACTCCTGCCATATGAAGAGTTCATTGTTAGTTGGATGTTAAGTATCTGTCTTTTGCTTCAAAAGGCTAAAAGCATGATATTCTAG